The Onthophagus taurus isolate NC chromosome 6, IU_Otau_3.0, whole genome shotgun sequence region aattcttgttttttatttacttaagattgatgtttatttttaaaaaaatatgtaaatatataTCCTAAAACGGTTTAAGGAAGTGGCGTTTAGAATTAAGGGTACACGTGTTTCTTAGAGATTtgtttggatttttattaaaaatgtaattaagtAGTATAAAACTTtcataaaaatagtttaaatgaTTCATGTGAGTGTAGTTATTGTTGACTTTAATATGTTTGTTCATCTCAAATGATCTTGACGAGAGCCTCTAAAAATGATTGTAATAAATcgaaacataataataaataaatatcaatcaaaaaacaagaattttagACTTTTATAGATACTGTTACAGCGAAATCCAAAGAAGTCAGCATGACACAATATACATATAAGGGACGTTAAGTCCTCGTTGACCTTTTTACTCGCAACGTGTGGGTGTCACCAGTATAGACGTGAGCTCTACTATAGCAGACCTATCTCGTAAACATCGAAGTATAAAGCCTAAAACTTAACGCGGTAATATTAGAGCTTTGCACACTCTCGAAATCTTCTGATAACAATGTTGGTCAGTAACTTAACAGCTTGCGATGCAAAACCCATTTAACGCAGTAATGCCGAAAAgaatattcaaatattttgtcGGTTATTTTGTCTTCTAAATAACGTATGTATATGTATGAGAATACTGCTTTTACGGGTTAATTAGaggaattttgttattaagttactttagttatttaatttaaattaatttaattgtaatatttttcttgCCATGAacattgttaattaatttgaaatgcaaattttgtaatatagGTGTATTAAACCGAATTTGTTGTGTCTatgtaattataattattatctatATTATATCTTAATTATTATCATCTATATAATTTGAATTTCTATATTCGTAAGTCAAATTAGTTTCGTTTTTCAAAAAGCCatcattcaattttattaattttatatacttGAATCCaacaatgttttttatgttCTTTTAGCATTCATTTCGATGTTACCTTTGAAATTTGGATCTGTTGTTTTAATGTGGTACAACAAAATATACCAATCTATGAAATATCGTTATGTCCTTGATATATAAAGTACATACTAATACCGTGTcatcttaataataaaacaatagaTATATAAAATGATACCGTAACTGATGTAATAAAGTACACTCGGCAGCTTGGTTTTGTCGTTCAAACAAAACTATATGCACACAAAATTTAGATTGTGTGCAAAATACGGCCAATTGTTAGTTAAAGATCTATGCAATATGtagaaataattacaaatttattgtaaactTTGCGCCCACTTTAATCAAAATGtcataaaatcattaaaatcaaatcaTTGAACCTTTCTTTTTTGAAGAGGTCAAACGCAAAGCAATAACTATTAATGGCTCTCCattattaaacattgacaCTTAAACATTACTAAAATACTGGAACATCTAACTGCTTTATTGAGATCAATGCTGATCACTTATAAAACATGTGCAGATTCATGACAGAAAACCTCTGAAATGCAACATCAAAtactctttcaaacaacagaGACATTTTGACACGACTTGCAGAAGAAGTTTGCACAAGCAGAACAAAATATTGTTTACCGTTAGGTATATCATCATCGGCAGGATACTGTCTAAACCTTTCATCAAGTCTCTACAGAGTCAAGTTAATGGAGAAATCCACTTCAAGACTACAACTTTATCCGATCTGTGTCAATACCACATCTATGCGTAAATCAAGTTTAAACCcgtttaaaattgtattaaatctCTATACAGTCCTTATTAAGtctgtattaaatttttaaagtctGCATTAAATCACCAGTATGCCATGTCATTTGATAGATGCATTAAGTCTGCATGGAGACAACTCCGAATAAAGCCTATATCATCTCTACCTGGTGATCATTGGGAGTGCTGTGTCGGTTTGAACTTAACCCTATGCAGTCTATTTGAGTCGTtccaatataaataatattcgACCTTATCAACATTACATCAACACTTGCtcaagattttataaaatctttatataGTCCTTATTAAGTCTATATCAAGTTTCTGaattctacattaaatttCTAATATGCAATCTCACTTAATAAAGCATCCAACCTGCATCGAAACAGTTCCATATAAAGTCTATATCATCTCTCATCATCGGTAGGACAGTCTACGTTAGACTAAACTATACTAATAATGAACCAAGAGCCGTTCACGattgtataaaatttccatataGTGCTTATTAAATCCATATCTATGCCTCAGTATGACATATCACTTGATAGTACATCAAGCTTGCATCAAGACAGCTCCGAATAACGTTTATATCATCTCCACATTGCTATCATTCAGGGTAGTGTCTGTTTGGCATACAATTTAACTCAGTCTATTTGTCTCGTATCAATTTCAGCTCTAGAagatcaaattttattttttctgctATATTCTTACCATATCTTTTTTCCAGCACGTTTTATGTAGTATggagtattaattaatgaacacAGAATTCTATTTCTGAATGCTTCCAATGTCATCAAGATTTTGTGGTTTTTCAAGATTTCTACTCCATACGATATCTGCATCGTTATTATAGACtctgttatatttatttttgtttttgctgGAACCGCCGATTGTCATCTTAAGACGAAACAAAACCTGTTTGCCTTTCTTTTCTCTATACTTATCCTCTTTGTAGCTTAATTACGGGCGTTCAACTTTTCGTGTCATTCTTCATCTCTATCCGCACCTAGAATTTGTCCAAATTCATTTCCTggataatttcaaattttttattctaatgtTCTTCCACCATTATTGTGGCTTCTTCGGATATTCACTCTATACGTTAACTGCGGTGTTGTTTTCAATTCCATGAACGTTATCTTGAATGCTCCTAGAAGCTGTTGCTAATCTAATGAAGAATATGACTTAATAGTCGttcttttagtttaatatCCAGTTAAATATCACGCACGAGTATACAATCCCTTTTCATTTCTACCTGCTACGTGGTATTAAGGAAGCTTCCTTTCCTAGTTTTTTGCGAAAACCTTGGTATTCATTGCATCAAACGCTATCGTTCTGGAAAATACATTCGTGCGCATACATCAATTAAcatttgagttatgattttttaaaacttggtGTTTGTAATTTTAACCTCGATAAGCAaagatgtattaaaaaaagtcaTTATGTCGAAATCTCTAGCATTATTTGAAATTCAACAGTTTTGTAAATCCTATTAATGTTggctttgttattatttacaattatatATTTCAACATATTAGTATTAAACAGATCACCGGGTTTATATAGTTCAAGTTAATCTATTTCTAACTAAGCACTTTTCGTATTTGTTTATTGcatcaaattaaacaacaaaaaatgtttttcaaatataataatttattatttcaccAAATGGTAAGCCAAAATCGTCTTAAAATTCACCTAATGGATTGCCTACCCATGGGTAAGTATCTGGACAATATGTACAAGTTTTCATGTAACGCAATTCTGTTCCTTTATACAAAGGACACAAAGTGTTTGAGCACGTAAGTGATTTCTCTGTGACAGTCGTAGCGAATTGGGCACTTGTGACTGGGTTAAACATCCAAGCTATTACTTGTTTATGATCCACAAAGAACACATCCGGGTAATCAACGCGAAGATCATCCATGAACGCTAAGAATCCTGGAAGGTTGTATTCGCTGAATGCAAACCAAGCAGCATTAATATTCAATGTGAGTGGAGCTTTGTTGTTATTGTAATGCCTTTtaaattgttccattaacCAAGCTTTTACATCGTCGGCAGAATCAgctctaaaattaatttaaaaaatcaaataaaaactcttctataatatatttttgtagtcACTTACTGAATTGAGCAAGCTGCAATTGCGTTACATTCATTATTGGCCATATCAATAAGATCAATAATAGGTAATACCCAAGTTTTAGTGAAGGCATCAGCTGGGGTTGCTCCAATTTGGCTGGGTTGAGTTGCTTTGTAATGCAAACTGAATGGATATAATCTAGTATTACTCCTTAGTACCCAAGAATTATCATAGAGAATACCCGCTCGTTCATAGGCTCTGAATGTTCTGTCACCGTTAATTTCAAATCCTGGAGTACGACCACCTACGATTTCCTCAATTGGAATGCCAGCAAAGGCATTCAAAATCTCTCTTTGTCCAAAGAACTCATCGTACAAAGTATCTTCAGAAGCTTGCTTCCAATAATCGCTTTCGGGGTTCTTACTAATAGAATGAACACCGATATCCATACCTTTGTTGTATAAATCAACTACTCTTGCATAATCGGAGTATTCGTGTGGAACATAGA contains the following coding sequences:
- the LOC111426569 gene encoding chitin deacetylase 8-like, with protein sequence MKVHLLIACIIAAVSADTRAAEPCSSAVCKIEDTCRCSGSTPPITLADVPQLITLAFNDAVTDVIYTTYLVEILKRTNRDGVQIGASFYVPHEYSDYARVVDLYNKGMDIGVHSISKNPESDYWKQASEDTLYDEFFGQREILNAFAGIPIEEIVGGRTPGFEINGDRTFRAYERAGILYDNSWVLRSNTRLYPFSLHYKATQPSQIGATPADAFTKTWVLPIIDLIDMANNECNAIAACSIQADSADDVKAWLMEQFKRHYNNNKAPLTLNINAAWFAFSEYNLPGFLAFMDDLRVDYPDVFFVDHKQVIAWMFNPVTSAQFATTVTEKSLTCSNTLCPLYKGTELRYMKTCTYCPDTYPWVGNPLGEF